A single region of the Rhodococcus sp. W8901 genome encodes:
- a CDS encoding Ig-like domain-containing protein, with the protein MNSRLFRYIAPVAVGATVASGAALLGAAPAAAEVVTTAFKNACQATPDSSLAGGPQHQVQEASVTVDAPTSVAPGEEFVVTIIPPPISVPNDLGSGASLNNVSRLKIDVAMPENAQFLGAEVVAGTSSGLSGVTPNVLVVNEQGTVDANGKIIRLSGNNQTIGNGPSASKNSEGGIKAAATGGANTSFQLPQVKARLKAGATGEVQLKLRTAGNAGNYADDANFLTFLPRANAPWPVSNVWAPTQCSPRDSSSGPLNTGAGPLSTVQIQRAVVDTVTRLDGPSAVTNGSEFTLSATVVPTPDSGQVQFTLGGENVGAPVDLVNGKASLTQTLDVDGDYNYEAKFLGAEFSNPSSGSKSVSVTSLDIQTATSVTGPDHDAYRDQPVNLTAKVEPGVSGGTVTFEVDGTAVGTANVMDDGSAVLPHTFTTNGTHRVIARYSGVEGISPSVSLQYPVSVTEAPAADVATTITVDPVASTAKGSPVTLTARLDPADARGMVQFKLGDTLLGGPVRVDGNGVATLTTFFQNPGEFVVTAQFTADAGFIDSAAAPVNVSVTGDPDTLPGNEGPGSLGSLSGLFGSLGG; encoded by the coding sequence ATGAATTCCAGGCTTTTCCGCTACATCGCACCGGTTGCGGTGGGTGCGACGGTCGCCTCGGGTGCGGCACTGCTCGGCGCCGCCCCGGCGGCGGCAGAGGTGGTCACGACAGCGTTCAAGAACGCGTGCCAGGCGACTCCGGACTCCAGTCTGGCCGGCGGCCCGCAGCACCAGGTGCAGGAGGCATCGGTGACGGTCGACGCGCCTACGTCGGTCGCGCCGGGCGAAGAGTTCGTGGTGACCATCATCCCGCCACCGATCTCGGTACCGAACGATCTGGGCTCGGGTGCGAGTCTCAACAACGTGTCGCGACTGAAGATCGACGTGGCGATGCCGGAGAACGCGCAGTTCCTCGGCGCCGAGGTGGTGGCGGGCACGAGCTCCGGACTGTCCGGTGTCACGCCCAACGTGCTCGTCGTCAACGAGCAGGGCACCGTGGATGCCAACGGCAAGATCATTCGCCTGTCTGGCAACAACCAGACCATCGGTAACGGTCCGAGCGCTTCGAAGAATTCGGAGGGGGGTATCAAGGCCGCCGCGACGGGCGGCGCGAACACGAGCTTCCAATTGCCGCAGGTCAAGGCGCGACTGAAGGCCGGCGCCACTGGCGAGGTCCAGTTGAAGCTGCGCACGGCAGGCAATGCCGGGAATTACGCCGACGACGCCAACTTCCTGACGTTCCTTCCGCGGGCAAATGCGCCGTGGCCGGTGAGCAACGTATGGGCGCCGACCCAGTGCAGCCCGAGAGACAGTTCCAGTGGTCCGCTCAACACGGGTGCCGGCCCTCTCTCGACTGTGCAGATCCAGCGCGCGGTCGTCGATACCGTCACACGTCTGGACGGCCCCAGTGCTGTGACCAACGGCAGCGAGTTCACTCTCAGCGCGACGGTGGTGCCCACCCCGGACAGCGGGCAGGTTCAGTTCACTCTCGGCGGCGAGAATGTCGGTGCTCCGGTCGATCTGGTGAACGGCAAGGCGTCGCTCACCCAGACGCTCGACGTCGACGGCGACTACAACTACGAGGCCAAGTTCCTGGGCGCGGAGTTCTCCAACCCGTCGTCCGGCTCGAAGTCGGTTTCGGTGACCTCGCTGGACATCCAGACCGCCACGTCAGTCACCGGACCGGATCACGACGCCTACCGTGACCAGCCGGTGAACCTCACTGCGAAGGTCGAGCCGGGCGTCTCCGGCGGCACGGTGACCTTCGAGGTCGACGGCACCGCGGTCGGCACCGCGAACGTGATGGACGACGGTTCCGCGGTGCTCCCGCACACCTTCACTACCAACGGCACTCATCGAGTGATCGCTCGCTACTCGGGTGTGGAGGGGATCTCCCCGTCGGTTTCGCTGCAGTACCCGGTGAGCGTGACCGAGGCCCCGGCCGCGGACGTCGCCACCACGATCACCGTCGATCCGGTCGCCTCGACCGCGAAGGGCTCGCCGGTGACGCTCACCGCCCGTCTCGACCCGGCGGACGCGCGTGGCATGGTGCAGTTCAAGCTCGGTGACACGCTCCTCGGCGGACCGGTGCGGGTGGACGGGAACGGTGTCGCGACCTTGACGACGTTCTTCCAGAACCCGGGCGAGTTCGTCGTCACCGCCCAGTTCACGGCCGACGCCGGCTTCATCGACTCGGCTGCGGCACCCGTGAACGTCAGCGTGACCGGTGACCCGGACACGTTGCCGGGGAACGAAGGCCCGGGAAGTCTCGGTAGCTTGTCGGGGTTGTTCGGCAGCTTGGGAGGCTGA
- a CDS encoding cutinase family protein: protein MRVKNSLTVIGACVATVFASAVSVGVGSAQAAPACPNLHVVAIPGTWETSTEADTRPGPGMLAAVTDPLPSTARVDYVTYAATAFPWEAEVYGASKREAVDNARAIIADAAQRCGNTNFAIIGYSQGADAAGDLAAEIGTGLGVVPPSRIVAVGLLSDPRRSEGDTLIGPPVIGNGAGGPRIGGFGMVTPQTRTFCAVGDLYCSTPKDDFVTRLAGFLAQNSSPLAPLTGRYTQEALTIVQDLIAAGGVPTLQAQSSDGANQDRAEKLTQFYESQVHQDYRGYVVDRNGATATSWMANWLRSSA from the coding sequence ATGCGTGTGAAGAATTCTCTGACAGTGATCGGCGCCTGCGTTGCAACAGTTTTCGCTTCGGCGGTGTCGGTCGGGGTGGGGTCCGCGCAGGCTGCGCCGGCGTGCCCGAACCTCCATGTAGTCGCCATTCCGGGCACTTGGGAGACGTCGACCGAGGCCGACACTCGGCCCGGACCGGGCATGCTGGCCGCCGTCACCGATCCGCTCCCGTCGACGGCGAGGGTCGATTACGTGACGTACGCCGCGACGGCGTTCCCGTGGGAGGCAGAGGTCTACGGGGCCTCCAAGCGTGAGGCCGTCGACAATGCCCGGGCGATCATCGCCGACGCGGCCCAGCGGTGTGGCAACACCAACTTCGCGATCATCGGCTACAGCCAGGGCGCCGACGCGGCCGGTGACCTGGCCGCCGAGATCGGTACCGGACTCGGGGTGGTGCCCCCGTCCCGGATCGTGGCGGTCGGCCTGTTGTCCGATCCTCGCAGGTCCGAGGGCGACACCCTCATCGGTCCGCCTGTGATCGGCAACGGTGCGGGCGGGCCGCGGATCGGCGGCTTCGGAATGGTCACCCCGCAGACCCGGACGTTCTGCGCGGTCGGTGACCTCTACTGCTCCACGCCCAAGGACGACTTCGTCACCCGCCTGGCCGGATTCCTGGCCCAGAACTCGTCGCCGCTCGCGCCGCTCACCGGGCGGTACACGCAGGAGGCGCTGACGATCGTGCAGGATCTGATCGCGGCGGGCGGCGTGCCGACCCTGCAGGCGCAGTCGTCCGACGGCGCCAACCAGGACCGCGCCGAGAAGCTCACGCAGTTCTACGAGTCCCAGGTGCACCAGGACTACCGGGGCTACGTCGTGGACCGCAACGGCGCGACCGCGACGTCGTGGATGGCGAACTGGTTGCGGTCGTCGGCCTGA
- a CDS encoding DUF732 domain-containing protein → MTSTRAVTVVVAAAGALLLAGCSGADSGTVRAEHDTTTAAASSSTSSASSASSATSIPAEATAAPTPAAESPTAPAPPTTTAAPAPPVTTVPPPAPLPPAPPAAGGIDSRSPDRIVADSGERGQRYLAALRVAGIPPTGMDAAEVLYAQGTCEALARGDARSSVLAEFDSVGTAYAQFLPMPADRIAEIYVSTAERTYC, encoded by the coding sequence ATGACCAGCACACGTGCAGTTACCGTCGTGGTCGCGGCCGCCGGCGCACTGCTCCTCGCCGGGTGCAGCGGCGCGGACTCCGGCACGGTCCGCGCGGAGCACGACACCACAACGGCCGCGGCGTCGTCCTCCACGTCGTCGGCATCGTCGGCATCGTCGGCAACGTCGATACCGGCCGAGGCCACGGCCGCCCCGACGCCTGCGGCCGAATCGCCCACTGCTCCAGCCCCGCCCACCACGACCGCGGCCCCTGCGCCACCGGTGACGACGGTGCCGCCACCGGCCCCGCTGCCGCCGGCGCCCCCTGCAGCGGGCGGCATCGACAGCCGCTCCCCCGACCGGATCGTCGCCGACTCCGGGGAGCGCGGGCAGCGCTATCTCGCCGCGTTACGGGTGGCGGGGATCCCACCGACGGGCATGGACGCCGCCGAGGTGTTGTACGCACAGGGCACGTGCGAGGCTCTCGCGCGCGGCGACGCCCGGTCGAGCGTGCTGGCCGAATTCGATTCGGTCGGAACGGCGTACGCACAGTTCCTCCCGATGCCGGCGGATCGGATCGCGGAGATCTATGTCTCGACCGCGGAGCGGACGTACTGCTGA
- a CDS encoding SDR family oxidoreductase, producing the protein MSAGRTALVTGASSGIGREVARLLVARGYRVLGTTRNPAALQDNSRIRGVEYLALDLSDRTSIEACARAAGDVDVLVNNAGESQMGPFEELPTDAIDRLFQVNVLGAVQLTQLLLPRMRERGYGRVVMVGSMLASFPLAFRSSYVAAKCALKGFASAARRELSPFGVWLTTVEPGTIATGIGDRRTRYIGDGSPYTGDYTTVANAMQRNEDRGIRAEKVAELVVKAIEADKPKPLYAVGNMAPLVFTVRRLAPRAVTEKMMARFHGLR; encoded by the coding sequence ATGAGCGCGGGCCGCACCGCGCTGGTGACGGGTGCGTCGTCCGGCATCGGCCGGGAGGTGGCACGCCTGCTGGTGGCGCGCGGCTACCGGGTGCTGGGTACCACCCGCAATCCCGCTGCCCTGCAGGACAACTCGAGGATCAGGGGGGTCGAGTACCTCGCCCTGGACCTGTCCGACCGGACGAGCATCGAGGCGTGCGCGCGGGCCGCGGGCGATGTGGACGTCCTCGTCAACAACGCCGGCGAGAGCCAGATGGGCCCGTTCGAGGAGCTGCCCACCGACGCGATCGACCGGCTGTTCCAGGTGAACGTCCTCGGCGCGGTACAGCTGACCCAGTTGCTGCTGCCGAGGATGCGCGAGCGAGGCTACGGCCGAGTGGTGATGGTGGGCTCGATGCTCGCGAGCTTTCCGCTCGCGTTCCGATCGTCGTACGTCGCCGCGAAGTGCGCGCTCAAGGGGTTCGCGTCGGCGGCGCGCCGCGAGCTGAGCCCGTTCGGGGTGTGGCTCACCACCGTCGAGCCGGGCACCATCGCGACCGGCATCGGCGACCGCCGCACCCGCTACATCGGCGACGGATCCCCCTACACGGGCGACTACACGACCGTCGCGAATGCGATGCAGCGCAACGAGGATCGCGGCATCCGGGCCGAGAAGGTGGCCGAGCTGGTCGTCAAGGCGATCGAGGCGGACAAGCCGAAGCCGCTCTACGCCGTCGGCAACATGGCACCGCTGGTGTTCACCGTGCGCCGCCTCGCGCCGCGCGCCGTCACCGAGAAGATGATGGCCCGCTTCCACGGCCTGCGCTGA
- a CDS encoding FAD-binding dehydrogenase: MATEADVIVVGAGLAGLVATHELVKAGRRVLVVDQENVENLGGQAFWSLGGLFFVDSPEQRRMGIKDSRELALQDWMGSAGFDRDREDHWPRQWAEAYVDFAAGEKRSYLNDLGLRLMPNVGWAERGAGLAYGHGNSVPRFHITWGTGPEVVRVFREPVLDAASRGQVTFRYRHQVDELIVESGAVVGVRGTVLEPSTEPRGVKSSRTPAGEFELRAQAVVVTSGGIGGNFELVKKNWPVDRLGRAPERMITGVPAHVDGRMLGITEDAGGNIVNRDRMWHYTEGIVNWDPIWPNHAIRIIPGPSSLWLDATGKRLPVPLFPGFDTLATLKHILSTGQDHSWYILTQSIIEKEFALSGSEQNPDMTGKDLKLLLGRVKKGAPGPVEAFKQHGEDFVVRDNLRDLVDGMNAINPGPPLDYAQVEREVTARDREVDNSYSKDMQMMAINNARSYLPDKVIRVAKPHRLQDPAHGPMIAVRLNLLTRKTLGGLETNLDSQVIRPDGSVFDGLYAAGEVAGFGGGGVHGYNALEGTFLGGCIFSGRAAGRALGRSLG, from the coding sequence GTGGCAACAGAAGCCGACGTCATCGTGGTCGGAGCGGGACTGGCAGGTCTGGTCGCGACACACGAACTCGTCAAGGCCGGGCGCAGGGTGCTGGTCGTCGACCAGGAGAACGTGGAAAACCTGGGCGGGCAGGCTTTCTGGTCGCTCGGCGGGCTCTTCTTCGTCGACAGCCCCGAGCAGCGCCGGATGGGCATCAAGGACTCACGTGAACTGGCCCTGCAGGACTGGATGGGCAGCGCCGGCTTCGACCGTGACCGTGAGGATCACTGGCCCCGGCAGTGGGCCGAGGCGTACGTCGACTTCGCGGCCGGCGAGAAGCGTTCGTACCTGAACGATCTGGGGCTGCGGCTGATGCCGAACGTCGGCTGGGCCGAGCGCGGCGCCGGACTCGCGTACGGTCACGGCAACTCGGTGCCGCGGTTCCACATCACGTGGGGCACCGGCCCCGAGGTGGTGCGGGTCTTCCGCGAGCCCGTCCTCGACGCCGCGAGCCGCGGCCAGGTCACCTTCCGCTACCGGCACCAGGTGGACGAGCTGATCGTCGAGTCCGGCGCCGTGGTCGGCGTGCGCGGCACCGTTCTGGAACCGTCCACCGAGCCGCGGGGCGTGAAGTCGTCGCGCACTCCCGCAGGCGAATTCGAGTTGCGCGCCCAGGCGGTCGTCGTCACGTCCGGCGGCATCGGCGGCAACTTCGAACTGGTGAAGAAGAATTGGCCCGTCGACCGCCTGGGCCGTGCGCCCGAGCGGATGATCACCGGGGTCCCCGCGCACGTCGACGGCCGCATGCTCGGGATCACCGAGGACGCCGGCGGCAACATCGTCAACCGGGACCGCATGTGGCACTACACCGAAGGCATCGTCAACTGGGATCCGATCTGGCCCAACCACGCGATCCGCATCATTCCCGGCCCGTCCTCGCTGTGGTTGGACGCGACCGGCAAGCGCCTGCCGGTGCCGCTGTTCCCCGGCTTCGACACCCTCGCCACGCTGAAGCACATCCTGAGCACCGGGCAGGACCACTCCTGGTACATCCTCACGCAGTCGATCATCGAGAAGGAGTTCGCGTTGTCGGGGTCCGAACAGAACCCCGACATGACCGGCAAGGACCTCAAGCTGCTGCTGGGGCGCGTCAAGAAGGGGGCGCCGGGCCCCGTCGAGGCCTTCAAGCAGCACGGCGAGGACTTCGTGGTCCGCGACAACCTGCGCGACCTCGTCGACGGCATGAACGCGATCAACCCCGGTCCCCCGCTCGATTACGCGCAGGTGGAGCGGGAGGTGACCGCCCGCGACCGCGAGGTGGACAACTCCTACTCCAAGGACATGCAGATGATGGCGATCAACAACGCGCGTTCCTACCTGCCGGACAAGGTGATTCGCGTCGCCAAGCCGCACCGTCTGCAGGATCCGGCGCACGGGCCGATGATCGCGGTGCGCCTGAACCTGCTCACCCGCAAGACCCTCGGCGGCCTCGAGACCAACCTGGACTCGCAGGTGATCCGGCCCGACGGCAGTGTCTTCGACGGCCTCTACGCGGCCGGTGAGGTGGCCGGGTTCGGCGGCGGCGGCGTGCACGGCTACAACGCGCTCGAGGGCACGTTCCTGGGTGGTTGCATCTTCTCCGGACGGGCCGCCGGGCGCGCACTGGGACGGAGCCTCGGATGA